The Clostridium botulinum BKT015925 genome includes the window GTATCACTATTTTTTTAATAAATCTAACGTCGTAGGTATCGGTCTAGGCTATAAAATAATAAACGGATTTTCAACTTTAGAAAAATGTATAGGAGTTTTTGTAACTAAAAAACTTCCTGAAAATGAACTAACTGCTCAAAATAAAATTCCTAAAACTTATAAAGGAATAAAAACTGACATTATACAAAGTAACATCGTAATAGCTTCTTCTCTTACAAATAAAGTTCGTCCAGTAATTTGTGGATATAATATAGGTTCATCAATTAATGATGAAACTGGGACTTTAGGTTGCCTAGTAACTGATGGAAAATATAATTATATATTAACTAACTATCATGTAATTACTAATAAAGAAAATCCACCCATAGGAACCCCTATATTACAACCTGGTCTTTCTTACAAAGGAAAGCTTCCTGATGATACAATTGCAACTTTAGCAAAATATATTCCTGTAAAATTTGCGACCTCACCTCAACATCGTCCTGCAAATCTTGTAGATTGTGCTATAGGAAACTTATCTAATCATTCCTCAGTTTCACCTAAAATTGCTCTTCTTGGACTTCCTAATGGTGTATCTTCTCCAACTCTTGGACAAAACGTTCAAAAAACAGGCTGTGAAAGTGAAAAAACTACTGGTAAGATAACTTATATTTCAGTAAGTATACTTGCAAATATGTCAGGAAAACAAGCTTTATTTAAAAATCAAATAGTCACAACTTTAATGTCACAAGATGGAGATTCCGGCGCTATATTATTTGATAATCACATGAATGCTTTAGGTCTTTTAATAGGCGCTGACGATTCTCATACCGTTTATAACTCTATAACAGATGTTCTAAATAATCTTAACGTTAAAATTGTAACTGCGTAACATTAAATGTATTGTATTATTAATTTTTCATTAATCAATGCATTTCTCCTGTTCGTTATTATTAATTAAAATTTCTTTTAAGGTGATATATATGAATAATAATTATTATAATAAATGTAATTGCGTATGTAATTGTAATTTACCATGTTCACTGGAACAACAAATACGTTATATATGTAAAAATGAATATGATTTCTTTTTAAACAAGCCCAATGTCCAAGCTGTAGGACTAGGTTTAAATGTTGTTAATGGAGTTTGTACTTTTCAAAAATGTATAAAAGTATTTTTATCAAAAAAACTCCCTGAAAATTCTTTACCTCCAAGCGCTTTAGTTCCTCCAATTTATAAAGGTATAATAACTGATACAATAGAATCTGGTACCTTTTCATCTTCTCAACTAACATCAAGAGTACGTCCTGTTCTTGAAGGATATAGTATTGGTCCTGCAGCTCAAAATACAGCTGGAACTTTTGGATGCCTAGTTAAAGACTTAAATGATCATTCCATAAATCTTTTAAGTTGTAATCATGTTTTGGCTAGACTTGGTTTAGTACCTATAGGTGCTCCTATATTACAACCAGGATTACTTGACGGAGGAAATATTCATACTGATGTAATTGCCACTCTTTCAAGATTTATTCCTATAAAATTTAAAGGTTTAATTAGCAGTCCTACCAATCTTGCAGATGCGGCAATAGCTAAAGTCTCCAATCCTTCTCTTGTATCTAATAAACTTGCTATTCTTAAAACCCCTCTTAGAGGTGTAGCTGAACCAAGTTTAGGAGAGCATGTATTTAAAATTGGTAGAACTACTGGGTCTACTGAAGGTTTTATAGTTGCTACGGATGTTAGTCAACTTGAAACCTATCCAAAAGGCAAGGCACTATTTAAACATCAAATAATAACTAGTAATCCAAGTGACCCTGGCGATTCTGGTGCCATTTTATTTGATGAACACTTTAATGCTTTGGGACTTCTTTTCATGACTACTGATAAGAAAAACTTTACTAGCTTTAATCTAATTTCTGATGTATTAAAATTATTAAACGTATCACTTATAACATCTAATTAATATTACACACTAAAGGTTTTCTTACTAATCTTTTATATGTTTAAATAAAAAGTAGCATTATTACATGCTACTTTTTTATTTAAACAATTGAGATTTACAGTATTCTAATTTAATCCATCTTTAAAATATATTTTAACTACTAATCCCCACTTAGCCTTTTTAGCATTTTCTTCGATCTCATCTGATGATTCAAGCTTCCCTTGTCCATTTGCTGTTACCCCTAATATAGATACTTCTTTACCATCTTTAACCTTAATTTCATTATTTATATTATTAATTATGTAGCTATGTTCTCTATCAAAAGTTTCTATACTTTTCATTCCACTGGAGACAGTTTTTCCATTAGTAACAGCTACAGTCATTATCATATTTTTTGATTTTTGCATATTATCGTTTAATGCATCTCTTAAAGAGACACTAACTTCTCCATTAAATTTATCATTAATTGATGCAGAAATTATATTTTCACCTTTAGTTAATTTTCCATTTTCCCATACTTCATATTTACATCCTATTTCCTTCTTTTTACCACTATACTCTACTTTAACACATCCTGTAATCATATCTGATAAATGTGGTTTTAACTTTTCTAAATTATTCTCAATCAAATTACTCGGTGTTATTTTTACTGATTCGCTACCTGAACTTGAACACCCTGTCATTAGTAATAAACATATAGTCATAATTCCTATCATTTTTTTCATTTTTATCCCCCTTTTACTATGCAAATTTTAAATGTCTTAATATGTTGTTAGACAAATATAATTTTTTATATGTTAATAAAAATCCTTATTTTTTTAATTTATAAAAAATAACTATTTTTTATATTAATATATTACCTATAAATTAATTTTAACATATTATGGTATGTAGTAGAAAGTTGATTTTTCCTTTAATTATTCAAATAATTTCAATTATTTAATCTTTTACAATTTAGTTTAAATTTTATTGAAATATTAACAAAAAAGTAGTAATATTAATTCTTACTACAAGACATTTTAAATTTTTAACATTAAGAGGTGATATTTATGGAATCAACTACTGTAATATTAACAGAAAAACTATTAAAGCTTTTAATCCTAGTTATTTTATCAGGGATTATTAGTGCTAAAGTAAGTCAAAAAATCAAACTTCCCGATGTAGTATTATTTATATTATCAGGTGTAATACTAGGTCCTCATGTCCTTAACTTAATTAATATAGACAAATACCCTTTGGGAAACCAATTGATTTTAACTATCGGAGCTGCTTATATTCTATATGATGGTGGTAGAGAAATCGAATTAAAGGTTTTCAATAAGGTTAAAGTATCTGTACTTATTCTTGCCACAGTAGGAGTTGTAATATCTACTACAATAACTGGTTTCTTTGCATCTAAAATATTTCATTTAAATATAATGTATGCACTTTTAGTAGGTGCTGTAATAGCTTCAACAGATCCTTCTGTTTTAGTTCCTCTATTTAAAAATATGAATATCAGTAGCAAACTTAAACAAACTATAATCTCTGAATCAGCTTTTAATGATGCTGCTGGAGCAATTATTACTTTTTCTATTATTGGTGCTTTAAGTGGCCAGGCTGTTTCTGTTGGTGCTAGTTTATTACAATTACTAAAGTCTGCTGGTGGTGGAATTTTAGTAGGTGCAATTATAGGATATATCTGTACTAAACTTATTTCCGAAGGAAGATGGGGTTATCTTCAAGAGTTTTCTTCTGAATCTTCGCTAGTAGCTGTTTTAAGTTCATACATTATCTCTGAACATTTTGGTTTCAGTGGATTTATGTCTGTATTTATATTAGGAATGCTATGTGGAAATAAGAAAATGTTAAACTGTACTGTTCCAGAACAATATTACATTACCAATAGTAGATTTAAAGAAGTATTAACAATAATACTAAGAATGATGATATTTGTACTACTAGGAACACATATTCAATTCACTATTTTAGGACAATATTGGAAAGGATCTTTACTAGTTGTTTTAATTCTTATATTTGTTTCTAGACCTATTTCAGTTATCCTATCAGTTATGTTTGATAGAAAAGCTAAATGGACTTTTAGAGAAATACTATATCTTATGTGGATTCGTGAAACTGGAGTAATCCCTGCTGCATTAGCCGGAATGCTTGTTTCAATCAAATTCCCTCATTCAGATATAATATCTTCTGTAACATTTAGTACTATAATAATAACTTTAACATTACAAGCTAGTACATCTAAGCTATTAGCTAGAGTATTAAAACTAGAAAAATAATAAAACATTAATAAAATGCTGATAAAGAATTTTCTTTATCAGTATTTTTTTTATATCTATAATTTTATTTTTTTAAGTAATCTTAATAAAATTGATAATTTTAATTAAAACTATATACATGAACTTATTTTATAAATTTTATCAATAAGATTGATATATTCTTCATATAATTAATATACTTTTATTTATATACTATCTTAGTTTAGGTTTATTTAATATTTATATGTTTTTATTGCATTATGTAATAAATATGGTATAATAGAAAAAATTACAATCTTCAAGGGGGCATTTTAATGAAAAGAAAGAAAATTTTAAGTTTAATTCTTACAGCATCAATTCTGTCTTCAACTCTATTCACTATAGGGGCTAGTGCAATAGAATTACCTGAAGTTACAAAAATTAATGCAAATATGTCATCAGCAAAAGACATAACTAATGTACTAAAAGAATGGAAAACATTTAATTATAAGGGTGAAGGTATGGTAATTTCCATAATCGATAGTGGTATAGACTATAGACACAAAGATATGAAACTGACTGACCCTTCAAAAGCTAAAATAAAAAATAAAAATCTACAAGGTAAAGGTAGATACTATACAGATAAAATTCCTTATGGATATAACTATGCTGATAAAAATGATAATATCATAGACACCGGTAGTATGCATGGTATGCATGTTGCTGGTATAGTTGCTGCCAATGGTAAAATTGATGAAGTATCTAAGTTTGAAGCAATTCAAGGAATCGCTCCAGAAGCTCAACTGCTTGCTATGAAAGTATTCTCAAATGATCCAGATTACCCAAGTTGCAATGATGAAGATGTCGTAAATGCTATAAATGATTCTGTAAGACTTGGTGCAGATGTCATAAACATGAGTTTAGGCTCTGATGCTGGATTTGTAAAAATGACTGAACCTATTCAAAATGCTGTAAAACAAGCTGAAAATAAAGGTGTAGTAGTTGTAATATCAGCTGGCAACTCTAGTTATTCTACTTCACCAAAAAAAGTATCTGGAGTTGTTGATACTGCAATTGTTGGTTCTCCATCTACAGCAAAAGAAGCTCTTAGCGTAGCCTCTTTTGAAAATACCAAATTAAATCAACAAGCTTTAACATATATATCAAATAATAAAAGTAAAGATATAGCATATCTAACTTCAGAAATAAATCCTATAGATAAGTTAAAATCAGATTATGATATAGTCAATTGCGGTTTAGGTACAAAAAAAGACTTTCAAAATAACAAAGTTAAAGGTAAAATTGCCCTTGTTCAAAGAGGTGAAAATACATTTATTGAAAAAAAATTAAATGCTCAAGATGCCGGTGCAGTAGGAGTTATTGTATTTAATAAAGACAATGAAAAAGGTTATATTGGTATGGCTACAGACCCTAACGTTACAATTCCCGCTATATTTGTAACTAATGAAGATGGTAAAGAACTTAAAAATGCTATATCTACAGGAGTAAAAATTAAATTTAGTAATAAAAAAATTCGTATAGATAACCCTAACAAAAATGCTATGTCTGATTTTTCATCTTGGGGACCTGCTCCGAGTCTTGATTTCAAACCTCAAATCACAGCTCCAGGTGGAAATATATTATCAACAGCTAATGATGATAAATATAAATATATGTCTGGTACCTCTATGGCAGCTCCACATACTTCTGGAATCATGGCATTAGTATTGCAACATCTAAAAACATTGCAATTAAACAATTTAACTCCTATGCAAAGAGTAGAACTTGCAAAAAATCTTGTAATAAATACATCAATGCCTCAAATTGATAAAGACTCTAAAAATAGTTCTCTTCCCTACTCTCCTAGAAAACAAGGGTCAGGACTTATAGATGCTCTAAATAGTATAAAAAATAACATAGTAATATTAAGTGAAGACAATCAATCCACTGTAGCATTAAAGCAAATTGATACTAACATTAAAAAATTTACTTTAACTTTTAAAAATTTTGGTAATACGGAAAAAACTTATTTTCCTAAAGATATATATGGTGTGCTTACTGAAGAAAAAGATAAAATACATGAAACACCTTTAAATGGGGCTACAATTTCTTTTGATAAAAATGAATTAGTAATTCCAGCAAATGGTGAAGCAAAGCTAGAAGTTACCTTAAATATCCCTAATTCTTCTCCTAAAGGATTATTTGTAGAAGGTTTCTTAAACTTTATTCCTAAATCCAAAGACGATGTTAAACTAGGAATTCCTTACATGGGTTTCTATGGAAATTGGGATGAATCCCCTATTATAGATAAGCCTATTTGGGAAAAAGAATCATACTTAAAAACAACTGGTGTTTATAAAATTTCTAAGAAAAATAATGAACTTTTATTAGGAGTGAGTGGCAAAGATGAGAAAACATCAACTCCAATAGTTAATAAAGATTTAATTACGGTAAGTCCAAATGAAGATGGTATTAGTATTACACCTAAAATAGCATTACTTAGAAATGCCAAAGTATTAATTGTTAATGTTTTGGATAGCAAAGGAAATTTAGTTAGAACTTTAAGTATAAATAAAGACGCAAGTAAAAATAAGTGGTCACAGTCTCCTGAAGATCCATTACAAGATGATAATTATAAAGAAATGTCTCCATTTAAATGGGATTTAACTTATTACAACTCATCTAAAGGTATTTATGAAACTGTTCCTGATGGACAATATTATTTTGAAATAAAATCTAAAGTTGACTTTAAAGATTCTAAATTTCAAAATATTAAGCTCCCTATAAAAGTAGATTCTACTGCACCAGAGTTAATATATACATCTAATACAAATAGCAATACTAGAAATTATAAGCTCAAATTTAAGGCAAAAGAATCTTTATCAGGAATCAAAAACTTTAAAGTTATGCTAAATGGACAATATATTAAAAATAAAACAGACAACTATAACCTAAGTTTAAAACCTAATGCTAAGGGCGAATATACTGTTGATTTAAACCTTCTAGAAGGAAACAACAAAATAGTTATCTCAAGTAGAGATAATGCAGAAAACGTAAGTAATCTATCAATGGATGTTCATGTTAATGCCCTTACAATAACTTCACCTACTTCTGATAATTCACTACCTTCTGGAAATTTTACTTTAAATTATAAAAGTGATGAAACCCTTAATAAAGAAACTGATCATTACAATATATTAGTAGATGGTAATATTATCGCAAAAAATCATAAAGGATTATCTTATAAATTTGATAATTTAACTTCTTGGAAACATGTTATAACTGTAGAAGCTTATGATAATAAAAATAACAAACTAGCATCAAATTCTGTTAATGTAGTTGTTGAAAATAAAAATTTATATATAAATTTTACAGGATTAAAAAGAGAAGGATCTTTTTATAAATACCCTGCTACTATAATAAAAGGTGATTTATCTACTAAAGTTAAATCTTTTAAAATTCAAGGTGAAGAAGTAAGGATAAATAGTAACTTATCTTTTAATAAGCTTATTAATTTAAAAGATGGTCAAAATAAAGTTGAAGTATTAGCTACAGATAATAATGGCAAAGATCACAAATATGCTTTAAACCTTTATTGTGATTTACTATCTCCTGATTTAATACTTAAAGAAAATATTAATAATATTATAACTGTAGATAAATCAACTAAGTCATATAAACTTAAATGTAGCATTAAAGATAATAATCACGGATTTAAATTATTTGTAAATGGAAATGAAATAAACTCAACCAAAGATATGTATGATAAATTTGGAGAATATGAAACAGATATTAATTTAAATGAAGGAATAAACGATGTAGAAATAAAAGCTGTAGATATTGCAGGAAATTCAACAATAAAACATTTAAAAATTAAGCGTTAATTCTCTAAATACTAAATAAAAATCACCTAATATAGAAATTCTATATTAGGTGATTTTTTATTTATCATGAACTACATTTTCATCAATATTATTAGGAACATTGCCTTTATTATTAGGTTCCCTATTAATATTATCTTTATTTCCTTCATTTTTATTATTATTGATATTTTTATTAGGATTATTATTAATTACATTATTATTTATATTTTTATTATCTACAGGTTTAGTTATCTTATTATTATTATTATTTTTCTTTGGAACTATCTTGGTATTTTTGTTATTTATTTGTTCTACAGGTTTATTATTTATAGTATTATTATTTCTATTATTATTCTTTATATCCCTGTCATGCCTTATACCTTTATTGTTTATATCATTTTTATTATTTTTTATATGATTCTTATTTTTTTCTATATTGTTTTCTACCTTAATTTCGGGATCTATATATCGTTCGTATTCTAGGTCTCTAATTTTTATTCCTTTAGCATCCTTACTAAGACCCACATGCCATTTTAGTTTTGAATCCATGGCAGAATAGTATAATAAATATTCCCCATCTCTTTTTACTAAACTAGGTCTATATAAAGTTTTCTCATCAAAAGTACCTATTTTATGAGTTGGTTCCATTATCTTTTTAAGAGGTTTGAAGTTTATTCCATCCGTTGATAATGAATAATATATATTTTGATTTAAGAAAATTTCTCCATAAGCACAGCATACAAATTCATATCCTAAATCTGTTTTTATTAAATCCTGATGCCATATTTTAAGCTTTTGTGGTACTCCTGGAAAATTACATTTTTTAAGCTCTTTAAAGCTCTTCCAATCATAAGTTTCTGTATAGTATAAGTTACCATCATAATTAGTAAACCAAACACTATATTTTCCATTATCATAATTTATTATAGGAGATAAATATGCACAAGGTGTTTTAAATGTTTTATAATCTAAAACTAATTGTTTATCAGTCCAATGAATTCCATCTTTACTCTTAGTAACATATATATAATTTTTATAGTTGTCCACTTCATTTTTCTCTGTCTTAGCTGGATTATATCTAAAATAAACTTCTAAAGTATCATTTACAGCACATAAATGTATATCTGAATAATGTCCCCCTCTTTTAACATCATTAGGCACAAATAATGGCTTATTAGGACCTTTGGGAGACTTGAAATTTATACCATCATTACTTACTAATATTTGAGGATTTTCATAATCATCATTACCATATGGATATGGAGTTATCCCCATCCAATACTTGTATCCATTCCAACCATTCTTAAAGTATAATACTTTAGGATGTACTGCTTGATTAGATCCATCATAAGTTGGTGTCCTAAGCGGTCTAATGGCATTTGATACTTTTAATCCATAAGTATCATCTTTACTTTCTGCATATGCTATAGAAGCTATTTTCCTTTTTTCATTAATTGCATATTTTTTTACTAGAGACTCATTATCGACTTTTCCTATCCTATTATTAGTAAATACAAATCCTGCGGCAAATATGACTGCAGAAAATGATACAATTTTTATTATTTTTTTCATCTTTTACCTCCATTACAATTATAAACACATACCCAAAACTTTTTACCTTTTATTTTATACCACATATACTATATTAATTCTATTATATAAATTTGTATTTACATTTTGGTAACATTTTATGAATATCTTTCTTAGAATTATTTTCATGATTTATGAAAAAACTAATTCATATATGAAAGGAGGCCTTTTTTATGGGCAAAAAACTTAAATCTGAAACTAATAATCAATGGACTTCATTATCTGAGAATTCGTGTAAAGACTCCTGTTGTTGTAATAAAAAACATAAAACTGCTACAGATAATCAATGGACTTCAACAATAAAAAATAATGTAACTAATTGTAACAATACTCACATTGAAGAAAAATAAAAAAACCTAAAATTATCACCTTAGCATTTTAAATATACTAAGGTGATAATTTTAATTTAATATAGTATTTAAATATTATATTTCAAATTTACATATTATTTCTTGTAATTTTTCTGAAAGACTATTTAATTCTTCTGATGATAATACTATTTCTTGTAATCCAGATGCTTGTTCTTCAGAAGATGCACTTACCTCTTCTGACGTCGCTGCCGCTTCTTGTGATACTGCTGATACATCAGATATATTCAATGCTACACTATCTTTATGTTCCTTTATATTATTTAAAGCAACACTTACATCATTTATATTATTTTGAAGTGTTTGTATTGATTCTTTTATTTTACTAAAATTCTCTTTTGTAACACTTACATTTTCTCCTGTTTTATTACTTAATTGCATAGCCTTATCTAATGTATCAAAAACTTCATTTATACTAGATTTTACTTCATCTATTACATTTTTTATCTTTATTGCAGAATTGGAAGATTCCTCAGCAAGCTTTCTAACCTCTTCCGCCACTACCGCAAATCCCTTACCAGCATCACCAGCTCTTGCCGCTTCAATAGATGCATTCAAAGCTAATAAATTTGTTTGTTCTGTTATGTTTTTTATTGATTCTGTAATATTTTCTATCTCTTTTGACTTTTCACCTAAAATCCTAACTTTTCTTACCACTTCTAAATTAGCATTTTCACTTTCACGATAAACTTCTCTTAAGTCTTTTATTAAAGTATTTCCCTCATTACTTGCATTTCTAACTTCATTTGATGCATTCATCATTTCATTAGAATTTTTCAATGAAATATCAACTATATTTCCTAGTGATTCTGTTAACTGAACGCTTTCATTTAATTTTTCAGATTGATGAACTGATCCATCAGCTATTTGTTGAATGGCCTTTGCAACTTGATCACCTACACTACTAGATTGTTCTGTTATTGATAACAGAGAAGTTGAACTATCTTTTAGTTGTTTTGATGCATCTTTTATATGCTCTACAATCTTTACTACACCATCTCTAGTCAAATTTATGGCATCCATTATATCTTCCATTTCTCTAGTTAATCCAGGTCTTTTCTCTATACTATTACTAAAGTTACCATTACTAAATTCATTTAATATATTAACAATATATTTTATAGGATTTATAAGTTTTCTTTTAACAAGTTTAGATGATACAAATATAGCAATAGCTATAGTTGCAATAGCTATTAATATATTTACAACAGATGCATCTACTATTGTTTCTATCAACTCTTTTTTAGGTATTAACCCTACAGTAATATAGCCTGTATTTTTTTCAGTTCTCTTGAATATTATCCATTTTTCCCCTTTAATCTCTTGTTGAAAAATATCACCCTTAGAATTTAAAATATTTAATATTTTTTTATCATTTTGACCAATTCTACTTTCAAGTCTATCCGCCATTATAGTACCATTCTTATCTAAAACCATCAGATACCCATTTTCACCCATTTTTATATCTTTAATAACTTCATTTATATGTCCTAATTTTATATCCAACCCCATTACTCCAACCATATTTCCTGAAGCATCTTTTACGGTCTTTGCATATGTAACTTCATATTGTTTATCTGTATCTTTATCTTTTTGATTTGCAATATATGGATCCGTCAATATAACATTATTAGGATTATCTATTGCTTTTTTATACCAATCTGTTTTAATTAAATCATAATTATTATTTATCTTTTGCTCAGGTTCTACAATTAATTTTCCTGTTTTAAGCCCAAAATATGCTGCATCTACTCCCTTATGCGAATTTAGAAATGCTTTTAAATGACTTCTTATCCATACTTCATTATTAGAATTCTCTAATATTCCCTTTGCGTTACTATCTTCTGATAGCATATTTATAGATTCCATACTAGTATCATTTATATCTTTTATAGACTCTGTAACTGCTTTTATATTGTTATTTGCTATTTCTTCAAAACTTTCTTTTTCATCTTTTGCTATAGCATAATAACTAGTACCCATTACTAATAGTAACGGTACCAACATTGCTATAACTACCATAAATATTATTTCTTTGTATAAACTCTTCATCTTATGTTTCATTTTAATTCCCCCTTACTTCTTTAGTTACATTAACTTATTAAAATTAATTTTATAATAAATTTAATATTATGTTTTTATAATTACATTTTATAATTCTATTCTTAAATAATTTCTATTAATTTTTTCAATAATTTCTTACTAAGTTTTACATTATATGACTACTATCCACTTATAAATTATACATTTTTTAGTTTTTAATTACAATATTATCATGCATTTAACATTTTATCAAAATATTCACCAAAGTTTACTTCTAATTTATTTAATTATAATAAAATTTCACCTTTATTGAGTATTTTAAAACTTTCAAATTTAAATCGAATCTTTTACTTATATTTCTAATGAAAATATTCATATATCTTAATATATTCATTAAATATATTGGAGGAATATTATGAAAAACTCATTATTTATTTTAAGAAAAAATTCTTCAAATTTTATAAAAAACTTTAACATTCCTAAAGTTCGAGAATATACTTTAAAAAACTTCAAAAGTGATTGTAAAACATTAATAGCTAAAGCTAATTTATTAATAGACAATACTTTTGTATTTAAAGAAAAATGGGATATGGAACAATGTCATACTCCCTATAAACTAAAAAATATTAACTGGATACAATCTCCAAATGGTGATGAAGAGTGGATTTTTATGCTAAATAGACAAGACTACTTATATAATCTAATTATCGCTTTTTATTTAACTAATGAGTATAAATATCTCGATAAATGGAAATATCTTGTACTTGATTGGATAGATAAGAATAAAATTAATCCTTCAAATCCTCTTCCAAGTTGTAGAACAATAGATACTGGTATTCGATGTTTAAATTGGACTTTATCATTAGCCCTTATTGCACATAATAATTATTTTACTGATGCAGAACTAACTAAAATTATACATTCTATAGATTCTCAAAATAACTTTTTAAAAGAAAAATTT containing:
- a CDS encoding trypsin-like serine protease, which codes for MVIFVYCNCYNNTSVDSKISYICLNEYHYFFNKSNVVGIGLGYKIINGFSTLEKCIGVFVTKKLPENELTAQNKIPKTYKGIKTDIIQSNIVIASSLTNKVRPVICGYNIGSSINDETGTLGCLVTDGKYNYILTNYHVITNKENPPIGTPILQPGLSYKGKLPDDTIATLAKYIPVKFATSPQHRPANLVDCAIGNLSNHSSVSPKIALLGLPNGVSSPTLGQNVQKTGCESEKTTGKITYISVSILANMSGKQALFKNQIVTTLMSQDGDSGAILFDNHMNALGLLIGADDSHTVYNSITDVLNNLNVKIVTA
- a CDS encoding trypsin-like peptidase domain-containing protein, with amino-acid sequence MNNNYYNKCNCVCNCNLPCSLEQQIRYICKNEYDFFLNKPNVQAVGLGLNVVNGVCTFQKCIKVFLSKKLPENSLPPSALVPPIYKGIITDTIESGTFSSSQLTSRVRPVLEGYSIGPAAQNTAGTFGCLVKDLNDHSINLLSCNHVLARLGLVPIGAPILQPGLLDGGNIHTDVIATLSRFIPIKFKGLISSPTNLADAAIAKVSNPSLVSNKLAILKTPLRGVAEPSLGEHVFKIGRTTGSTEGFIVATDVSQLETYPKGKALFKHQIITSNPSDPGDSGAILFDEHFNALGLLFMTTDKKNFTSFNLISDVLKLLNVSLITSN
- a CDS encoding cation:proton antiporter; its protein translation is MESTTVILTEKLLKLLILVILSGIISAKVSQKIKLPDVVLFILSGVILGPHVLNLINIDKYPLGNQLILTIGAAYILYDGGREIELKVFNKVKVSVLILATVGVVISTTITGFFASKIFHLNIMYALLVGAVIASTDPSVLVPLFKNMNISSKLKQTIISESAFNDAAGAIITFSIIGALSGQAVSVGASLLQLLKSAGGGILVGAIIGYICTKLISEGRWGYLQEFSSESSLVAVLSSYIISEHFGFSGFMSVFILGMLCGNKKMLNCTVPEQYYITNSRFKEVLTIILRMMIFVLLGTHIQFTILGQYWKGSLLVVLILIFVSRPISVILSVMFDRKAKWTFREILYLMWIRETGVIPAALAGMLVSIKFPHSDIISSVTFSTIIITLTLQASTSKLLARVLKLEK
- a CDS encoding S8 family serine peptidase, with the protein product MKRKKILSLILTASILSSTLFTIGASAIELPEVTKINANMSSAKDITNVLKEWKTFNYKGEGMVISIIDSGIDYRHKDMKLTDPSKAKIKNKNLQGKGRYYTDKIPYGYNYADKNDNIIDTGSMHGMHVAGIVAANGKIDEVSKFEAIQGIAPEAQLLAMKVFSNDPDYPSCNDEDVVNAINDSVRLGADVINMSLGSDAGFVKMTEPIQNAVKQAENKGVVVVISAGNSSYSTSPKKVSGVVDTAIVGSPSTAKEALSVASFENTKLNQQALTYISNNKSKDIAYLTSEINPIDKLKSDYDIVNCGLGTKKDFQNNKVKGKIALVQRGENTFIEKKLNAQDAGAVGVIVFNKDNEKGYIGMATDPNVTIPAIFVTNEDGKELKNAISTGVKIKFSNKKIRIDNPNKNAMSDFSSWGPAPSLDFKPQITAPGGNILSTANDDKYKYMSGTSMAAPHTSGIMALVLQHLKTLQLNNLTPMQRVELAKNLVINTSMPQIDKDSKNSSLPYSPRKQGSGLIDALNSIKNNIVILSEDNQSTVALKQIDTNIKKFTLTFKNFGNTEKTYFPKDIYGVLTEEKDKIHETPLNGATISFDKNELVIPANGEAKLEVTLNIPNSSPKGLFVEGFLNFIPKSKDDVKLGIPYMGFYGNWDESPIIDKPIWEKESYLKTTGVYKISKKNNELLLGVSGKDEKTSTPIVNKDLITVSPNEDGISITPKIALLRNAKVLIVNVLDSKGNLVRTLSINKDASKNKWSQSPEDPLQDDNYKEMSPFKWDLTYYNSSKGIYETVPDGQYYFEIKSKVDFKDSKFQNIKLPIKVDSTAPELIYTSNTNSNTRNYKLKFKAKESLSGIKNFKVMLNGQYIKNKTDNYNLSLKPNAKGEYTVDLNLLEGNNKIVISSRDNAENVSNLSMDVHVNALTITSPTSDNSLPSGNFTLNYKSDETLNKETDHYNILVDGNIIAKNHKGLSYKFDNLTSWKHVITVEAYDNKNNKLASNSVNVVVENKNLYINFTGLKREGSFYKYPATIIKGDLSTKVKSFKIQGEEVRINSNLSFNKLINLKDGQNKVEVLATDNNGKDHKYALNLYCDLLSPDLILKENINNIITVDKSTKSYKLKCSIKDNNHGFKLFVNGNEINSTKDMYDKFGEYETDINLNEGINDVEIKAVDIAGNSTIKHLKIKR